CTTGGATGGTAGGACAGCATCCTGAAGTTAACTGTATTACTTGTCATACAAAGGGACTTATCATGGATAAGACTGTAGGGATTAAGAAAGTTTTCTTAACTGCTACTGGAATGGTAGATCCATGGCATGATAAGTTACCAGTTAAATTTAAGGAAGAAAAATGTATTGCCTGTCACTTCGAACCAGCTACTGATGAGAATAAAGATCTTATCGATAGACATGCGAAGTACACAGAAAACGTTGAAGGTTGCTTAACTTGCCACGGTAATGTGGGTCACGTTCAAGAAATCTTAAACGAAAAGTACGAATACAGTAAGCAACAACAATAATAATGATAAAATGAGAGTCACTTGATTCAATCAGGTGGCTTTCTTTTTTTACATTTATTAACACATACTTAATAACGAGGTACGTAATGTTTTGTCAGACTATAACCTAAAGCGGCTATTTATGGTAAATGTAATTTACGAATTAAATTTATTCACACAAGAAGGAAAAAACGAAAAAGAATCGAATAATTATGAATAATGCGCAACAAACTGTCAGAATAGTTTGTGAACACAGCATAAGTAGAGGAATGAATTTAGAGGAGATGAGACTAGTGGAAAAAGAAATGAAAAGAGAAACTGGATATTACGGGGAGTTTGGTGGTAGCTTTGTACCTGAGGAACTTCAAAAAGCATTGAACCATATTGAAGAATCCTTCTACAAGTATAAAGACGATCCAGAATTTATTGCTGAACTTGATTACTACAATCGTGAATATGTTGGCCGTCCTAACCCGTTGTATCTCGCAGAGCGTTTAACGGAAAAGCTTGGTGGAGCAAAGATTTATTTAAAAAGAGAAGAACTAAACCATACTGGTTCACATAAAATCAATAACGTGCTAGGACAGACATTACTAGCGAAGAGAATGGGTGCTAAGCGCGTCATTGCAGAGACAGGTGCTGGCCAACATGGTGTTGCGACAGCAACGGCATGTGCCATGTTTGGTATGGAATGTGTCATATACATGGGAGAAGAGGATACGAAACGTCAAGCATTGAATGTGTTCCGTATGGAGTTGCTCGGCGCGAAAGTCGTACCGGCTACTTCTGGAAGCAGAACGTTGAAGGAAGCAGTAGATGAGGCGCTAAAGGATCTTATGATGAATTATGAGAATACCTATTATATGCTTGGATCTGCTGTTGGTCCGCATCCCTATCCGATGATTGTACGATACTTCCAATCGATTATTGGTCGTGAGGCACGTCAACAGATTCTTGAAAAAGAAGGCAAGCTACCAGATGTCGTTATGGCTTGTGTTGGTGGTGGCAGTAACGCTATAGGATTATTTCATCCGTTTGTAGACGATAAAGAAGTGAAAATCATTGGTGTTGAACCAGGTGGAACTGGAATTGAAGATGGACTCCATGCGGCACCATTAGTTGCTGGTTCGCCAGGTCTTATCCATGGTTTCAAATGCTATGTAGTACAAGACGAACAAGGCAATCCGAAAAAGACGCATTCAATAGCTGCAGGCCTAGATTATCCCGGTGTTGGTCCTGAACACAGCTTTTTAAAAGCATCGGAACGTGGGGAATACGTGGCAGTAACGGATAAAGAAGCTCTTGATGCGTTTCAACAGTTATCGAAATTAGAAGGTATCATCCCTGCCTTAGAAAGTTCCCACGCAGTAGCGTACGCTATAAAATTAGCGCCACAAATGTCAAAAGACCAAACGATAATTGTGAATCTTTCTGGTCGTGGAGATAAAGACGTACAGCAAGTTTTTGAAATGCTTAAGAACAAGTAAAGCTTTCAAAAAGTGTACAACGTAGCTCAATACACTATAATATAACTATATACAAATGCCGGGAGTGATTCTCCCGGCCTAATTTATTTGTCCCCTGAATATTACATAACTACCAATTGTAAAAAAAATATCACTTCTATAACAAAATGTGATAAAATTATACATATATCTGTATTTTTTTGCTTAAAAATTAAGATGATAGATAGATTAGGAGAGGTTTCATGGGCAAATTTGATGTACTAACTGCTGGTGGGATGTTTGCAGGAATAACGATCTTAGCTATTGCGATGTTTATGGGAGCAGACTATCAGTTTTCTGGAATAATGGCATTCGTCAGTGCATCATCACTTTTTATCGTTGTTGGTGGTTTATTTTGTGCATTAGCAATAAACTTTACCATGAAAGAAATGAAAGGCCTTATAGGTATTATGAAACAGGCTTTCTACGAAAAGGATTTTGAAATTATTGGATTAATTCAAACGTTTGCTAATTTAGCGTCAAAAGCACGCCGTGAGGGATTACTTGCATTAGAGCAAGAAGCAGATGAGCTTGCAGATCCTTTTATAAAAAAAGGGGTTATGCTAGCCGTTGACGGTACTGAGCCAGAACTAATTAAAGAAATTATGCAGGCGGAAGTCATTGCTGTTGAAGAACGTCACCAAAAAGGTATTAATATATTAGTAAAAGGAGGAGAAATGGCTCCTGCCTTCGGTATGTTAGGTACAATTATTGGACTAGTTCTCATGCTTGGTAACCTTGAGAACCCTGATACAATTGGTCCGAAAATGGCGATTGCACTCATTACGACTTTTTATGGTTCCTTAATTGCAAACTTAGTATTCATACCATTAGCGGGCAAGCTTACGAATAAAAGTGAGCGTGAAATATTTATTCGACAAATTGCAATCGAGGGTGTTCTAGGTGTTCAATCTGGACAAAACCCTAAAATCTTAGAGGAGAAATTAAAAGCTTTCTTATCTACTGCAGAGCGAGAAATCTACGATAAGAAAGACGAGCAAGGGGAAGATGACCGTGGGTAAGCGTAAACAGGCGTCTGGTGGAGCACCCGCATGGATGGTTACTTTTTCTGACTTAGTAACATTGTTATTGTGCTTTTTCATCCTATTGTTCGCATTCTCTACGATTGATGTAGTTAAATTTAAAGCGATTTCTGATTCGTTCCGGAAGAAGAGTATTGTTGAAGGTGGGGTTAACATCATTTCTCCTGACCCACCACTGCACGCGAATACGAATGTGCCACTAGATGAGGATAAACATAGTAAAGATGAGGAACAAAAGCAAGACGAGGTTGCAGCACTTCAAGAACAACAACTAGATACGTTATATGAAGCCATTAAACAGTATCTAGAAGAGAATAAATTAGAAACCGTTATTTCTGCTAGTCGCGATGATAAAGGTGTAACTCTTGAAATTCGTGATCGTGTATTGTTTGATTCGGGACGGGCGGACATTAAGCCAGAAGGTATACCATTCCTCGCTCGTGTCGGACAGCTGATTCAGAATATGCCAAATCCTATTGAAATCGAAGGACATACAGACAACCGACCGATATCGACGGCACAGTTTCCTTCAAACTGGGAATTATCTGCTGCTCGTTCTACGAAAGTTGTTCGTTACTTCATCACACAGCATCAAATGGCCCCTGACCGTTTCACAGCGTTAGGGTTTGCAGAATTTAAGCCGATTGCATCCAATGTTACGGCCGATGATCGTGCTTTGAACCGAAGAGTTGTTATTATTGTTGGGAAGTTAACTGATGAAGAACTATTAAGTCAAAGTAGGAATTAAAATTTAGTGAATAGTATACGTAAGCAAAAAAATGCCTGACTCAAGGGTGGTTACCCCAAAGTCGGGCATTTTCGTTTATCCATTGAAAGGACAATGGAACTCTTACAACTTATGAAGGACCTTCTTGACTGTTAATAAGTTCTTCTCATCGATTTCCGGTTTGCGAGGCACTGGCTCATACATTTTCTCTGGATCTTTCATAGAGTGAGGAAGGGCCACAGGTGCATTCACAGACCATTTGTCAATCCAACTCTTCGGGATTGGTGCTTCCCGAATATCTTGATGATTCATTTCTGCCCAGAGTAATGACCAAGCTCTAGGAACAACTCTCCATAAGTCATATCCCCCGCCACCAATGGCGACCCATCTTCCTTGACAGTATGTGTGCGCTAACTGATGCACAAGCTTAGGTATTTCAGCGAATATATTAATCGTAGAATATAAGTGCGTTAAGGGATCCAGATAATGGGCATCACAACCGTTTTGGCTAATGATAATATCTGGTTTGAAATTTTCCATGACGGCTGGCAATACTTCGTACAAAGCTTCCTTAAAAGATTCATCTTCAGTAAACGGCTCTAAGGGAATATTATAAGAATATCCAAAACCATCGCCTTCCCCGCGTTCATGGATATTACCGGTTCCTGGGAATAGATACTTCCCCGTCTCGTGAAAGGAAATTGTCATGACGTTCGGATCATGATAAAAGATAGATTGCACACCATCCCCGTGATGAGCATCCGTGTCAAGGTATAGAACCTTTGCGTTATATTTTAATTGTAAGTGCTTGATTGCTATGGCAGCATCGTTATATACACAGAACCCTGAGGCTTTATCGGCGAATGAGTGGTGTAAGCCACCACCAAGGTTAAGGGCGTGATGACACTGACCTTCCATCACCATTTCTGCAGCTTGCACAGTACCACCGACGATTAGAGATGTTACTCGGTGCATATCTAAGAATGTAGGCGTATCATCTGTCCCTAAACCATATGTTGATGACATGTAGTCTGGAGT
The nucleotide sequence above comes from Desulfuribacillus stibiiarsenatis. Encoded proteins:
- a CDS encoding NapC/NirT family cytochrome c; this translates as MAKFDKKKLWIIGIIAAVVIIGGSVGAIKYTSTNAFCVLCHTYEENSWMVGQHPEVNCITCHTKGLIMDKTVGIKKVFLTATGMVDPWHDKLPVKFKEEKCIACHFEPATDENKDLIDRHAKYTENVEGCLTCHGNVGHVQEILNEKYEYSKQQQ
- the trpB gene encoding tryptophan synthase subunit beta, whose amino-acid sequence is MKRETGYYGEFGGSFVPEELQKALNHIEESFYKYKDDPEFIAELDYYNREYVGRPNPLYLAERLTEKLGGAKIYLKREELNHTGSHKINNVLGQTLLAKRMGAKRVIAETGAGQHGVATATACAMFGMECVIYMGEEDTKRQALNVFRMELLGAKVVPATSGSRTLKEAVDEALKDLMMNYENTYYMLGSAVGPHPYPMIVRYFQSIIGREARQQILEKEGKLPDVVMACVGGGSNAIGLFHPFVDDKEVKIIGVEPGGTGIEDGLHAAPLVAGSPGLIHGFKCYVVQDEQGNPKKTHSIAAGLDYPGVGPEHSFLKASERGEYVAVTDKEALDAFQQLSKLEGIIPALESSHAVAYAIKLAPQMSKDQTIIVNLSGRGDKDVQQVFEMLKNK
- a CDS encoding MotA/TolQ/ExbB proton channel family protein yields the protein MGKFDVLTAGGMFAGITILAIAMFMGADYQFSGIMAFVSASSLFIVVGGLFCALAINFTMKEMKGLIGIMKQAFYEKDFEIIGLIQTFANLASKARREGLLALEQEADELADPFIKKGVMLAVDGTEPELIKEIMQAEVIAVEERHQKGINILVKGGEMAPAFGMLGTIIGLVLMLGNLENPDTIGPKMAIALITTFYGSLIANLVFIPLAGKLTNKSEREIFIRQIAIEGVLGVQSGQNPKILEEKLKAFLSTAEREIYDKKDEQGEDDRG
- a CDS encoding flagellar motor protein MotB — its product is MGKRKQASGGAPAWMVTFSDLVTLLLCFFILLFAFSTIDVVKFKAISDSFRKKSIVEGGVNIISPDPPLHANTNVPLDEDKHSKDEEQKQDEVAALQEQQLDTLYEAIKQYLEENKLETVISASRDDKGVTLEIRDRVLFDSGRADIKPEGIPFLARVGQLIQNMPNPIEIEGHTDNRPISTAQFPSNWELSAARSTKVVRYFITQHQMAPDRFTALGFAEFKPIASNVTADDRALNRRVVIIVGKLTDEELLSQSRN
- a CDS encoding acetoin utilization protein AcuC; amino-acid sequence: MSGKSLLLHDALYYQYCFGEEHPFNPVRLQMTLDLMQSMKIIESNQILTPVLPSDEMLGTVHSKEYIDAVKHASTTPDYMSSTYGLGTDDTPTFLDMHRVTSLIVGGTVQAAEMVMEGQCHHALNLGGGLHHSFADKASGFCVYNDAAIAIKHLQLKYNAKVLYLDTDAHHGDGVQSIFYHDPNVMTISFHETGKYLFPGTGNIHERGEGDGFGYSYNIPLEPFTEDESFKEALYEVLPAVMENFKPDIIISQNGCDAHYLDPLTHLYSTINIFAEIPKLVHQLAHTYCQGRWVAIGGGGYDLWRVVPRAWSLLWAEMNHQDIREAPIPKSWIDKWSVNAPVALPHSMKDPEKMYEPVPRKPEIDEKNLLTVKKVLHKL